The Armatimonadota bacterium DNA window GAGTTAACAATCCGAAGTCGAATCCGGTCTGGCGCATTCCAGGCTTTTTGGAAACGTCCATCTTGACGTTGAGGTTTGAGCGTGGCACGCGCGTCCATTTGATCCCGCCGTTGACGATGAACGTGACGGCTTCACCTTGGATCGTGGAAACCATGCGGAGTTTGAACGGTTCTTTCAACCAAACTTGGGACGAACTGACACGATAGGAATTCGTGAAGTCCTTGTTGATCTTGCTGAGCTCCGAGATGCTGTGGGCTCCGGTCTTGACGGTGAATTGTGCATCCCGAAAGCCTGATTGAACGTAGTTCTTTATATCTTGCGATTGTGGCGTGAGGATCAAGCTCGTGGCCGCCAACGTGGTTAAAATACTCATGACTCGTACAAGTAGATACGAATTAGAGACCCAAGGATTTCTGTCAATCCGATAAACATGCTCAAAAACAGCGTCGAAGAGCGGAATGAGCCGCTAGAAACCTATCAGCACGAGCGATATGATCGCTTGCAGTCGATGCTGAGTGCGAGCACGTTTGAGTCAACCACCACAATCTTCAGAAAGCTCGCCGGCAAGATATACGGCAAGACCTTATTGCCGTCCGCGCTGATTTACAGTGTCATCGTTTTGAACTTCCAGGTGTTGATTCCGAGGCTGTTTTTGACTTCTCGCCCAAACGACACGAGGTTCCAAATTCTGGAAGCGGGCATCGTTCTTTTGCTTATGGTGATGACGAGCGTTCCGGTGCTGATCATCGGGCTTTCGTCGATCCTCAACACCGTGACGCACCACGTCGTGGCACATTTCAACCAGCGGTCCGCTGCGCCGCAAGAGATCGAGAATCGATGTGATCAGACCGGATATGAGATGTTCAAACTCTGCAGCCGGATCCTCTTTCGAATATCGATTTGGCCAGTTTCGACTGCGATCTTCTTTGGA harbors:
- a CDS encoding outer membrane lipoprotein-sorting protein: MSILTTLAATSLILTPQSQDIKNYVQSGFRDAQFTVKTGAHSISELSKINKDFTNSYRVSSSQVWLKEPFKLRMVSTIQGEAVTFIVNGGIKWTRVPRSNLNVKMDVSKKPGMRQTGFDFGLLTPAMLTTLFQADFVRMDRATGDAVFDLTYYASLKDTSRYRIWIDPEQKRITKKEWYAQKGRQGGRLMATIFYEKPVTQNGATLATQVSVNNADNKRAGTVSYENVKINAGVADDLFKVN